In Microcella indica, the genomic window TTCAGCGCGCGCGTCGTCCAGGAGCGGCCCGCGCGCATCCGGCTCATCGGCAGTGACGGCACGGTCGTCGCTGCTGCTGATGCCGGCACGGATGCGCCTCGCGCTCGCCCCGCCCTCGAGGTCGCGCGCGAGCTGCATGCGGCCCTCGGCGGAGACCCCGACGTTGCGATCTGGTCGAACCCGGTCACAGTCTCGGGCCGCGTCGAGCTGCTGCCGTTCCTGCGCGAGCAAGCCGTGTCGCTCACCGCGCACCGGTTCGGCAACCCCTACCCGGCGATGGGCGAGCTGGAGTTCTAGGGTTCGAGCAGCGCTAGGTGCGCAGTGCCGCGTCGATGAGTGCGCGGGCGTGATCGTCGGCGACGCCGAGGCGTCGTACCGTCTCGACATAAGCGGTCGCCGCCTGCTGAGCTGCGCGCTCGGTCGCGTCACCATGCGGGGAGACGACCGTGCCGTTGCGACCGCGCGTCTCGACGACGCCGTCGGCCTCGAGCTCGCGGTAGGCACGGGCGACCGTGTTCACGGCCAGGCCGAGGTCTTCCGCGAGGCGCCGCACGGGCGGCAGTTTCGCGCCCGGCGCGAGCGCTCCGCTCGCGACGGCATCCCGCACCTGCACGCGGATCTGCTCGTACGGCGGCGTCGCCGACTCTGTGCTGACCGTGACGAGCATGGGCTGAGACTACTGCGGGTGGATCGCGAACTCGGGCCAGAGCGTGCGCTGCACGTGGCGCTCGGGGGAGCGCACGAGCACGAGCGCCACCGTCACCAGCAGCAGGACGAAGCTCGCGTAGGCGCTCACGTTGATCCAGATCGTGGAGGCGACGGCGGAGTCGTCGGGAACTGCCGTGCCGATCACCATGAGCGCGCTCAAGCCGGCGACGCCTCCGACGTATGCGATCGCCCAGTGCAGGTCACGCAGGCTCTGCGCGGTCAGCGCGTCGCTCCACGCGAGCGCCGCGGCATCTCCGAGCAGCGCGCGGCGTCGGGCGAGGCGATCGGCGATCGCGGGGAGGGTGAGGTACAGCGCGCCTGCGGCGAGACCCAGGAAAGCAAGAGGCGCCGCGGACAGGGCGAGCGACTCAGGGGCGTCAGCGAGCGGTAGCGAGAGGACGACGAGCAGCAGCGCGGGGAGTGCGACCGCGACGCACGCGGCGACGGCGGCCATGCGTCGCTCGGCCGGAGCGACGAGGTCGGCGAGGCTGATCGGTGTCACGCGAGCGACAACGGCCCGCGAGGGCATCGACCGCCGTGCGAGCATCCCGCCGACGATGGCGCCCACCTGCGTTCCGAGGAAGGCGAGGCCGAAGCTGAGCGGACCTGTGGCGAGCCCGAGGCTTGGGGGCGGGAACTCCCACGGCCGCACGAGCATCAGGACCGACGTCAGGCCGACGAGACCTCCCAGTACGCCGCCCCGCACCCGCATAGCGAGCTGATGCTCGAGCGCGGGCCGTAGCTCCTCGGGCACGACGAGGTTCGCCCGCAGCGCGTGGCGGTTCACGAGCCGCTCGCGCGTCGCGGGGCGCCACGTGCGCACGAAGGTCAGGGCGAGGAAGGTCAGGACGGCGACGCCGCCCGCCGCCAACGCCACGAGCATGCCGGTGAAGAAGACCTCGCTCGGGATCTCCACGACGGTGGTGCTCGTGCCCCCGCGGTCGATGATGTGCGTTCCTGCTGTCATGGGCTCCCCTCGACCCCGCGATTGTAGCAATACAAACGTGGGTGAGTCGAGGGCAGCGCCTGCTCCCTACGCGCGCGGCGCGTGCCGCTCGAGGAACCCGTACACCTCGGTCTGGTCGACCCCGGGGAACGACTCCGTCGGCAGGGCGGCGAGCAGGGAGGAGTGGATGCGCGCCTGGGGCCGTGCGGCGCCGCTCCAGCGCTCGGCGAGCGGCGCCGGCGCCTGCCGGCAGCACGCCGGGTCCGGGCAGCTCGACTCCCCACGACGACTCGTCTCGCGGCCACGGAACCACTTGACGTGCGCGAATGGCGTGCCGACCGAGATCGAGAACTCGCCGGCCGAGCCCGACTCGATGCGCGAGGTGCACCAGTAGGTACCCGTGGGCTTGTCCGTGTACTGGTGGTACGCGCTGAAGCGGTCGGGCTCGTCGAACACCGTGCGCGCCGACCACTTGCGGCACACGAGCTGCCCCTCGACCGCGCCCAGGGCATCCTTTGGAAACTGCACCGCATCGTTCTCGTACGCCTTCGACAGCACGCCGGCCGGGGACACCTTGAGGAAGTGCACGGGGATCCCTAAGTGCTCGGTGGCGAGATTCGTGAAGCGGTGGGCAGCCGTCTCGTAGGTGACGGCGAAGGCGTCGCGCAGGTCTTCGACGGCGAGCTCGCGGCGCTCCTTCGCCCGCTGCAGGAAGGCGACCGCGTCGCCCTCGGGGATCATGAGCGCGGCAGCGAGGTAGTTCGACTCGACGCGCTGGGTGAGGAACTCGGCGTAGTCGCGCGGTTCCGGGCGCCCCAGCACGTGGCCGGCGAGAGCCTGCAGCAGGTTCGCGCGTGGGTCGCGGCCCGGCGCGTTCGAGACGGGCAGATAGATGCGGCCGTTCTCGAGGTCGGTGATCGACCGGGTCGAGCTCGGCAGGTCGCTCACGTAGTGCAGCGCGAAGCCGAGGTGGCTCGCGAGCTCGGCGGCGAGGCGCTGCGAGAGCGGCCCGCCCTCGTGCCCGATCTTCCGCAGCAGGTCGGCCGCGATCGTCTCGAGCTCGCCGAAGTAGTTGCCGCGCGCCCGCATCGACTGCCGCAGTTCGGCGTTGGCCCGCCGGGCCTCCTCCGGCGTCGCCGCACGCTCGACGTGCACGCGCTGCAGCTCGTCATGAAGGGCGAGCACCGTCTCGATCGCCTCGTCACTGAGCGACTTGCGCACGGGCAGCGGCGGGATGCTCAGGGCCGAGAACAGCGGACCCTCCTGCGCTCGCGCCAGAGCGATCTCGAGCGCCGCGCGGCGACTGGGCGGCGTGGGCGTCAGCAGCTCGTCGAGCGTGACGCCGACGGCGCGGGCGACCGACTGCAGCTCGCTGAGCTTCGCCTCGCGCTTGCCGTTCTCGAGGCTCGACATGTGCGAGGTGGCCACCCCGACAGAGCTCGCGAGGTCGGCGAGCGTGAGCTGGGCATCCGATCGCAATTGCCGGATGCGCTTGCCGAGGGTCAACGAATCGATCACCTCTTCAGCCTGGGCCGAGAGCAGGGGCGTTGGGGTCATGCCGAGAGCCTGACACCGCGAGGTTTTCAGCGCAACTGAAATAGCGGGGTATTTCAGTGCTTCGGGGCGGGTGCGGAGGGTTGTTCTTCGCCCAGTGTTGCTTCCACACCGACCCACTCGTCACGAGGAGCACACCATGAGCACGCAGAGCCCGTCACAGCAGCGCGCAGGAGACCAGACGCAGACCGCCGCTGAGCTCGAGGCCAGCTGGAAGACCGACGCGCGCTGGGACGGCGTGCGCCGCGATTACACCGCCGAGGACGTCATCGAGCTGCGCGGCCCCGTGCGCGAGGAGCGCACGCTCGCCCGCCGCGGCGCCGAGAAGCTGTGGGAGCAGATTCAGGCCAACACCGACAACCCCGAGGAGTGGACCTACGCCCTCGGTGCTCTCACCGGCAACCAGGCCGTGCAGCAGGTGCGCGCGGGGCTCAAAGCCATCTACCTGAGCGGCTGGCAGGTAGCCGCCGACGCCAACCTGTCGGGCCAGACCTACCCCGACCAGAGCCTCTACCCGGCCAACTCGGTGCCCGCCGTCGTGCGCCGCATCAACAACGCGCTGCTCAGGGCTGGGCAGATCGAGCAGGACGGGCGCGACTGGATGGCGCCCATCGTCGCCGACGCCGAAGCCGGCTTCGGCGGACCGCTCAACGCCTACGAGCTCATGCAAAGCATGATCGAGGCCGGAGCGGCCGGGGTGCACTGGGAGGACCAGCTCGCGAGCGAGAAGAAGTGCGGCCACATGGGCGGCAAGGTGCTCGTGCCCACGAGCCAGCACATCCGCACGCTGCAGGCCGCGCGCCTCGCGGCCGATGTGAGCGACGTGCCGAGCATCATCATCGCCCGCACCGACTCGCTCGCCGCGAACCTGCTGACGAGCGACGTCGACGAGCGCGACCAGCCGTTCCTCACCGGCGGCCGCACCGCCGAGGGCTTCTACAGCGTGGAGCCCGGCATCGGTCCGGTGCTCGCCCGTGGCCACGCCTACGCCGAGTACGCCGACCTGCTCTGGGTCGAGTCGAGCGAGCCCGACCTCGAGCTCGCGCGCACGTTTGCGGAGAGCATCCACGCCGAGTTCCCCGGCAAGAAGCTGGCATACAACTGCTCGCCGTCGTTCAACTGGAAGCGCCACCTCGATGACGACACCATCGCGAAGTTCCAGCGCGAACTGTCGGCGATGGGCTACGCGTTCCAGTTCATCACCCTGGCCGGCTTCCACTCGCTCAACCACGGCATGTTCGAGCTTGCGAGCGGGTACCGCGACCGTCAGATGAGCGCCTATGTCGAGCTGCAGGAGGCCGAGTTCGCCTCCGAGGCTCACGGCTACACCGCCACCAAGCACCAGCGCGAAGTGGGCACCGGCTACTTCGACCGCATCGCGACGGCCCTCAACCCGGCCAGCGCGACCCTCGCTCTCGTGGGCTCGACCGAGTCCGAGCAGTTCCACTAGACAGCGCTTCCTGTTCGCTCACTCGGGCGCACGACCGTTCCACACGGTGTGTCGCACGCGACACAGCGGGTTCCGCATCCGAAAGCCCGAATGAGCGAACACCACCACCGCACTTCTGGACCAGTACTTCCCTGAGAGGACGAGCATCATGACCACACTGAGCATCACCGGGCCGATGCGGCCCCGGTACGACGAGATCCTGACGCCGGAGGCGCTGCAGTTCCTCGCCGAGCTGCACCACCGCTTCGCGGGCGAGCGGCACGACCGCCTCGCCGAGCGCATGCAGGTGCGCTACGACCTGGGCAATGGGCGCGACCTTCGCTTCCTGCCGCACACGGCGAGCATCCGCGAGGATGCGTCGTGGCGCGTCGCCGGGGCCGGCCCCGGCCTCGAGGACCGACGGGTCGAGATCACGGGCCCGTGCGACCCGAAGATGACGATCAACGCCCTCAACTCAGGAGCCAACGTGTGGCTCGCCGATTTGGAGGACGCCACGAGTCCGACGTGGGGGAACATCGTCGAGGGGCAGCTCTCGCTCTTCGACGCGATCCGCGGGCGGCTCACCCACACCAACGCGGAAGGCAAGACCTACGAGGTGACGGCCGAGCGCACGCCGACGATCGTCATGCGGCCGCGCGGCTGGCACCTCGTGGAGAAGCACATCGAGCACGTCGACCGCAACGGCCTGCGCCTGGCGGCGAGTGCGAGCCTCGTCGACTTCGGGCTCTACCTCTTCCACAACGCGCACGAGCTCATCGCGCGCGGCCGCGGCCCGTACTTCTACCTGCCGAAACTCGAGAACCACCGCGAGGCGCGGCTGTGGAACGACGTCTTCACCTTCAGCGAGGAGCGCCTCGGGCTGCCGCACGGCACGATCCGCGCGACGGTGCTCATCGAGACGTTCGGCGCCGCGTTCGAGATGGACGAGATCCTCTACGAGCTGCGCGACCACTGCGCCGGCCTCAACGCCGGCCGCTGGGACTACGTCTTCTCGATCATCAAGAACTACCGCGGACGGGGCCAGTGGTTCGTGCTGCCCGACCGGGACCGCATCCTCATGACCCTGCCCTTCATGCGCGCCTACACCGAGCTGCTCGTGCAGACCTGCCACAAGCGGGGCGCGCACGCGATCGGCGGCATGAGCGCGTTCATCCCGAACCGACGCGACCCCGAAGTCACCGAGCGGGCGCTCGAGCGCGTCGCCGCCGACAAGCTGCGCGAGGCGAGCGACGGCTTCGACGGCTCGTGGGTGGCACACCCCGACCTGATCCCCGTGGCGCGCGCCGAGTTCGACGCCGTCCTGGGCGGTCGGCCGAACCAGCTCGACCGCCAGCGCGACGACGTGCACGTGACGGCGCGCGACCTGCTCGACATCCGCTCGGCCGGTGGCGAGGTGACGCTCGCGGGAGTGCGCGCCAACATCTCCATCACGGTGCGCTACCTGGAGTCCTGGCTGCGCGGCATCGGCGCGGCGGCGATCGACAACCTCATGGAGGATGCCGCTACCGCGGAGATCAGCCGCTCGCAGCTGTGGCAGTGGATCCACCAGGACCACCTGACGACCGAGGGCGAGCCCGTGAGCAAGCAGCTCGTCGAGCGTCTGCTGCGGGAGATCATGGCCGAGCTGCCCACCCCCGAAGGGCACAAGCTCGCCGAGGCGGAGGACGTGTTCCGCACCGTGACGCTGCAGGAGGACTTCCCGACCTTTCTCACGGTGCCCGCCTACACGCGGTACCTCGTGGAGCAGGCCGAGCGTGAGGAGCGGGTCGATGTGGTGACGGTCGCCGCGTAGCGCCTACCCGAGCCGGCCAGCCCGGCGGGTCAGTCGAGGTTCTCGGCCGCGGCCCGCTCGTCGGGGTGGTTCGGCGTCCAGCCGTACCAGCCGTCGTCGGTCGGGATCACCGTCCACTCGCCGCACGCGAACGCGCTATCGGTGTACGGGCTCGGGGCGCCGTCGAGAGCGAACGTGGGGCCCGAGAGCCGCTCGGTCTCGATGCAGACCGCCGGGTCCAGAGCGGTCGAGCTCGTCGCGAGGAGGGTCGCGGGCGCAGCATCCGGAGTCTCGCGGATGCGGATGCCGGTCGCGTCCTCGGGAAGCCACGGGGCCGACTTCTCCCAGTCGGCGACGAGGTCGGCGGTCGACGAGAACTCGCTCGCCTTCTCGTTCTGGAGGGAGTCGGCGATCGCGCAGCCCGTGAGCGCAGTAGCCGAGGCGAGGGCGAGAGCGGAGAGGATGATGATGCGTGACGTGGTCATGCGTCCATTGAGCCGCACGGCCGGGGTCGCGCGCTTCCCCCGGAGGAACCGACCGGACTGGTCCGAGGAATGAACTCCACCGGTCCTCGTGGACCGGAGCGACTCAGCGCGCCGTCAGTCCTGCACGCGGTCGACGAGCCTCGAGAGGATGATCGCGCTGCGGGTGTGGTCGACGTTGGGGGCCACGCGAACCCGCTCCAGGGCATCCTCGAGGCTCTGAATGTCACGCGAGCGGATGCGCACGATCGCGTCAGCCTCGCCCGTCACGGTGCCGGCATCGATCACCTCGGGCACGGTCGAGAGGATGCGCCTCAACTCGTCCGGCGCGACCGTGCCGCGGCAGAAGAGCTCCACATACGCCTCGACGGCGAGCCCGTCGACAGCAGGGTCGACCTGCACCGTGAAGGCGCGGATCACCTTGTCGGCGACGAGCTTGTCGACGCGGCGTTTAACTGCGGAGGCCGAGAGCCCGACGACGTCCCCGATGTCGCCGTAGCCCGCGCGGGCGTTCTGGCGCAACTGGTCGATGATGCGGTAGTCGATGGCGTCCACACCCCCAGAGTACGGCGATTAGCTGCGTGGAGCGACACGATGATGCAGAAAAGTTGCGCTCAGCGATTGACAGCGCCGTTCGGTTGCGTGTGACACTGGACGGGTGACTCTGACCCCGACGAACGACCCCGCTGCGGCGCGCACGCCCGCCCGCACGGCCAGCACGCGCACCGTGCTCATGTGCCGCCCCGACTATTTCACGGTGAGCTACCGGATCAACCCGTGGATGTTCCCCGAGAACCCCACCAACACGACCCTCGCCGTCGAGCAGTGGGAGCGCCTGTACGCGATCTACATCGAGCTCGGGTTCGAGGTGCACCTCATCGACCCCATCGAGGGGCTACCCGACATGGTCTACTCGGCCAACGGCGGCTTCACCCTCGACGGCATCGCCTACGGCGCCAAGTTCACCTACGACGAGCGCGCGGCCGAAGGCCCCGCCTACCTGGCGTGGCTCGCCGAGCAGGGCTTCACCCCGCACGCGGCGGCCGAAGTCAACGAGGGCGAGGGCGACATGCTGCTCGTCGGCGACGTCATCCTCGCCGGCACCGGCTTTCGCACCTCGACCGCGAGCCACCGCGAACTCGCCGAGACGGTCGGCCGCGACGTCGTCAGCCTGACCCTCGTCGACCCCGAGTTCTACCACCTCGACACGGCGATCGCCGTGCTCGACCCCGACCCGGCGCCGGGTCAGCAGGCGAACATCGCCTACCTGCCGAAGGCCTTCGACGAGGCCTCGCAGGCGATTCTGCGCGAGCGCTACCCCGACGCGATCATCGCGACCGAAGAGGACGCGGCCGTGCTCGGCCTCAACTCCTTCAGCGACGGCCTGCACGTCGTCATCGCGAGCCGCGCCACCGACTTCGACCGACAGCTGCGCGAGCGCGGCTACGAACCCATCGGCGTCGACCTCAGCGAGCTGCTGCTCGGGGGCGGCGGCGTGAAGTGCTGCACCTTGGAGCTGCGACGATGATGACCCCCACCACGACCACCGCCCACGACGCCGGCGAGGCGCTCATCGCGATCGAGGACGAGCGGCTCGCCCACAACTACCACCCCCTGCCCGTCGTCGTGGAGCGGGGCGAGGGCGCCTGGGTCACCGACGTGAACGGCAAGCGCTACCTCGACTGCCTTGCGGCCTATTCGGCGGTGAACTTCGGCCACGGGCATCCCGATCTTCTGGCGGCCGCCCGCGACCAGCTCGAGCGCATCACGCTCACGAGCCGCGCCTTCCACAACGACCGCCTCGGTCCGTTCGCCGAAGCGCTCGCGCGACTGGCCGGGGTCGACCGCGTGCTGCCCATGAACACGGGAGCCGAAGCCGTCGAGTCGGCGATCAAGCTCGCACGCGCGTGGGGCTACCGCGTGAAGGGCGTGCCCGAGGGCGCCGCCGAGATCATCGTCATGAGCGGCAACTTCCACGGCCGCACGACGACGATCGTGAGCTTCTCCGACGACCCGACCTCCCGCGACGGGTTCGCGCCGTTCACGCCCGGCTTCGTGGCGGTTCCCTACGGGGATGCGGCCGCTCTCGAGGAGGCCATCACCGACAACACGGTCGCGGTTCTCGTAGAGCCCATTCAGGGCGAGGCGGGCGTCGTCGTGCCGCCGGCCGACTACCTGCCGAGCATGCGCCGCATCACCGCGGAGCACAACGTGCTCATGATCGCCGACGAGATCCAGTCGGGCCTCGGCCGCACGGGTGCGACGTTCCAGTGCGACAACACCGGGGTCATCCCCGACCTGTACGTGCTCGGCAAGGCGCTCGGCGGCGGCATCGTCCCCGTGAGCGCGGTCATCGGGCGCGGCGACGTCATCGGCGTGCTGCACCCGGGCGAGCACGGATCCACGTTCGGCGGCAACCCGCTTGCCGCCGCCGTCGGCCACGCCGTCGTGACGCTGCTCGAGACCGGGGAGATGCAGGAGCGCTCGCGCGTGCTCGGCGAGCACCTGCACGCACGGCTCGAGGCGCTCATCGGCCGCGGCGTTCTCGCGGTGCGCGGCGCCGGGCTGTGGGCCGGCATCGACATCGACCCGTCGCTCGCGACCGGGCGCCAGGTGTGCGAGGCGCTGCTCGCGCGGGGCGTGCTCGCGAAGGACACGCACGGCTCGACGATCCGGC contains:
- the aceA gene encoding isocitrate lyase; protein product: MSTQSPSQQRAGDQTQTAAELEASWKTDARWDGVRRDYTAEDVIELRGPVREERTLARRGAEKLWEQIQANTDNPEEWTYALGALTGNQAVQQVRAGLKAIYLSGWQVAADANLSGQTYPDQSLYPANSVPAVVRRINNALLRAGQIEQDGRDWMAPIVADAEAGFGGPLNAYELMQSMIEAGAAGVHWEDQLASEKKCGHMGGKVLVPTSQHIRTLQAARLAADVSDVPSIIIARTDSLAANLLTSDVDERDQPFLTGGRTAEGFYSVEPGIGPVLARGHAYAEYADLLWVESSEPDLELARTFAESIHAEFPGKKLAYNCSPSFNWKRHLDDDTIAKFQRELSAMGYAFQFITLAGFHSLNHGMFELASGYRDRQMSAYVELQEAEFASEAHGYTATKHQREVGTGYFDRIATALNPASATLALVGSTESEQFH
- the ddaH gene encoding dimethylargininase encodes the protein MTLTPTNDPAAARTPARTASTRTVLMCRPDYFTVSYRINPWMFPENPTNTTLAVEQWERLYAIYIELGFEVHLIDPIEGLPDMVYSANGGFTLDGIAYGAKFTYDERAAEGPAYLAWLAEQGFTPHAAAEVNEGEGDMLLVGDVILAGTGFRTSTASHRELAETVGRDVVSLTLVDPEFYHLDTAIAVLDPDPAPGQQANIAYLPKAFDEASQAILRERYPDAIIATEEDAAVLGLNSFSDGLHVVIASRATDFDRQLRERGYEPIGVDLSELLLGGGGVKCCTLELRR
- a CDS encoding helix-turn-helix transcriptional regulator; the protein is MTPTPLLSAQAEEVIDSLTLGKRIRQLRSDAQLTLADLASSVGVATSHMSSLENGKREAKLSELQSVARAVGVTLDELLTPTPPSRRAALEIALARAQEGPLFSALSIPPLPVRKSLSDEAIETVLALHDELQRVHVERAATPEEARRANAELRQSMRARGNYFGELETIAADLLRKIGHEGGPLSQRLAAELASHLGFALHYVSDLPSSTRSITDLENGRIYLPVSNAPGRDPRANLLQALAGHVLGRPEPRDYAEFLTQRVESNYLAAALMIPEGDAVAFLQRAKERRELAVEDLRDAFAVTYETAAHRFTNLATEHLGIPVHFLKVSPAGVLSKAYENDAVQFPKDALGAVEGQLVCRKWSARTVFDEPDRFSAYHQYTDKPTGTYWCTSRIESGSAGEFSISVGTPFAHVKWFRGRETSRRGESSCPDPACCRQAPAPLAERWSGAARPQARIHSSLLAALPTESFPGVDQTEVYGFLERHAPRA
- a CDS encoding GntR family transcriptional regulator, whose product is MLVTVSTESATPPYEQIRVQVRDAVASGALAPGAKLPPVRRLAEDLGLAVNTVARAYRELEADGVVETRGRNGTVVSPHGDATERAAQQAATAYVETVRRLGVADDHARALIDAALRT
- the rocD gene encoding ornithine--oxo-acid transaminase; translation: MTPTTTTAHDAGEALIAIEDERLAHNYHPLPVVVERGEGAWVTDVNGKRYLDCLAAYSAVNFGHGHPDLLAAARDQLERITLTSRAFHNDRLGPFAEALARLAGVDRVLPMNTGAEAVESAIKLARAWGYRVKGVPEGAAEIIVMSGNFHGRTTTIVSFSDDPTSRDGFAPFTPGFVAVPYGDAAALEEAITDNTVAVLVEPIQGEAGVVVPPADYLPSMRRITAEHNVLMIADEIQSGLGRTGATFQCDNTGVIPDLYVLGKALGGGIVPVSAVIGRGDVIGVLHPGEHGSTFGGNPLAAAVGHAVVTLLETGEMQERSRVLGEHLHARLEALIGRGVLAVRGAGLWAGIDIDPSLATGRQVCEALLARGVLAKDTHGSTIRLAPPIVVSKEDLDWGLDQLEAVLAEFA
- the aceB gene encoding malate synthase A; its protein translation is MTTLSITGPMRPRYDEILTPEALQFLAELHHRFAGERHDRLAERMQVRYDLGNGRDLRFLPHTASIREDASWRVAGAGPGLEDRRVEITGPCDPKMTINALNSGANVWLADLEDATSPTWGNIVEGQLSLFDAIRGRLTHTNAEGKTYEVTAERTPTIVMRPRGWHLVEKHIEHVDRNGLRLAASASLVDFGLYLFHNAHELIARGRGPYFYLPKLENHREARLWNDVFTFSEERLGLPHGTIRATVLIETFGAAFEMDEILYELRDHCAGLNAGRWDYVFSIIKNYRGRGQWFVLPDRDRILMTLPFMRAYTELLVQTCHKRGAHAIGGMSAFIPNRRDPEVTERALERVAADKLREASDGFDGSWVAHPDLIPVARAEFDAVLGGRPNQLDRQRDDVHVTARDLLDIRSAGGEVTLAGVRANISITVRYLESWLRGIGAAAIDNLMEDAATAEISRSQLWQWIHQDHLTTEGEPVSKQLVERLLREIMAELPTPEGHKLAEAEDVFRTVTLQEDFPTFLTVPAYTRYLVEQAEREERVDVVTVAA
- a CDS encoding Lrp/AsnC family transcriptional regulator translates to MDAIDYRIIDQLRQNARAGYGDIGDVVGLSASAVKRRVDKLVADKVIRAFTVQVDPAVDGLAVEAYVELFCRGTVAPDELRRILSTVPEVIDAGTVTGEADAIVRIRSRDIQSLEDALERVRVAPNVDHTRSAIILSRLVDRVQD